The following proteins are encoded in a genomic region of Phycisphaerales bacterium:
- a CDS encoding GC-type dockerin domain-anchored protein, whose product MFRATTAALALAALAPVGLADTIFETAEPFGGPFGLIGFDVFTNQSVAVRFVPDQDYRLTSVSAYFMSNAGVPLDRPVRLSVQTDQAVGDAFIPSGEELEVMDLYVTAIGWDPQLDTVDASGDTLLEAGQAYWIVAESDYPAAENPVWTWAVGVTGYTSTTRFDTGEWQPGGEGATVSVFIEGEPDAGCRPDIDGDGELTIFDFLAFQNAFDMGDPIADFDGDGELTLFDFLAFQNEFDAGCA is encoded by the coding sequence ATGTTCCGTGCCACGACCGCGGCCCTCGCGTTGGCCGCTCTTGCGCCCGTCGGCCTGGCCGACACCATCTTCGAGACCGCCGAGCCCTTCGGCGGCCCGTTCGGCTTGATCGGGTTCGACGTGTTCACGAACCAGTCGGTCGCCGTCCGCTTCGTGCCCGATCAGGACTATCGACTGACCAGCGTGTCGGCGTACTTCATGAGCAACGCGGGCGTACCGCTGGACCGACCCGTTCGCCTCAGCGTGCAGACCGACCAGGCGGTCGGCGACGCGTTCATTCCTTCGGGCGAAGAGCTCGAGGTCATGGACTTGTATGTCACCGCCATCGGCTGGGACCCCCAGCTCGATACCGTCGACGCCAGCGGCGACACGCTGCTCGAGGCCGGCCAGGCCTACTGGATCGTCGCCGAGAGCGACTACCCGGCGGCCGAGAACCCGGTTTGGACTTGGGCCGTCGGCGTCACGGGCTACACCTCCACCACCCGCTTCGACACCGGCGAATGGCAGCCCGGCGGCGAGGGCGCCACCGTCAGCGTCTTCATCGAGGGCGAGCCCGACGCGGGCTGCCGCCCCGACATCGATGGCGACGGCGAGTTGACCATCTTCGACTTCCTGGCATTCCAGAACGCGTTCGACATGGGTGACCCCATCGCCGACTTCGATGGCGACGGTGAATTGACGCTTTTCGACTTCCTCGCGTTCCAGAACGAGTTCGACGCCGGCTGCGCCTGA
- a CDS encoding NAD(P)H-dependent oxidoreductase: protein MADAQPKILVFAGSLRTESFNHKLVVAASKGAEQAGAIVTIIRLREFQLPLYDQEIEDHQGLPENCLKLKELFKAHHGFLIGCPEYNSSISGVLKNTIDWVSRPHEGEAPLECFDRKVIGLTAASPGGLGGIRGLPIERMLFGHIKAIVLPDQYALAGADKAFDDDGNLKDDKQRAMAEGVGKAVAEVAARVGKVTA, encoded by the coding sequence ATGGCCGATGCTCAGCCCAAGATCCTCGTCTTCGCCGGCAGCTTGCGCACGGAGTCGTTCAACCACAAGCTTGTCGTGGCTGCGTCGAAGGGGGCCGAGCAGGCCGGGGCGATCGTGACGATCATCCGGCTGCGCGAGTTCCAGCTTCCGCTGTACGACCAGGAGATCGAAGACCACCAGGGATTGCCGGAGAACTGCCTGAAGCTCAAGGAACTCTTCAAGGCTCATCACGGCTTCCTGATCGGCTGCCCGGAGTACAACAGCTCGATCAGCGGCGTGCTCAAGAACACCATCGACTGGGTCAGCCGCCCGCACGAGGGTGAGGCGCCGCTGGAGTGCTTCGACCGCAAGGTCATTGGGCTAACCGCAGCCTCGCCCGGCGGGCTGGGCGGCATCCGCGGCCTGCCCATCGAGCGCATGCTCTTTGGCCACATCAAGGCGATCGTGCTGCCCGATCAGTACGCCCTGGCGGGCGCCGACAAGGCATTCGACGACGACGGCAATCTGAAGGACGATAAGCAACGGGCGATGGCCGAGGGGGTTGGCAAGGCGGTCGCGGAGGTTGCGGCGAGGGTGGGCAAGGTGACGGCGTAG
- a CDS encoding GC-type dockerin domain-anchored protein: MGRGLEVADVRDPAHPRIVVTGLPIGSPYFDLALRVQRLFALHGDDFQWGEFSIFDVSIPEGTHRIWGPWLTGYSRGTIGGDWYYQLFFEGPLGVLRVYDISSGAFVDRGEAVRLDADAQRVSAFGDRAYVSTTVDVRVFDVRGDGVPEATGSIPIAGKLNPTASTGSVLYVVARDERLLHTVDVRRPAAPALLGSMELSGYAGDIAISQGLALAVSDALHIVDATDPATPTEIGSLGFDSLPRRVVVERGLAIVATDDSILIIDLSSCLPCLPDIDRDGALDLFDFLEFQRLFSAGDVRADFDGDGALTVFDFLAFQNAFQAGC; this comes from the coding sequence ATGGGTAGGGGGCTGGAGGTCGCTGACGTTCGTGATCCGGCGCACCCTCGGATCGTGGTGACCGGCCTGCCAATCGGCAGCCCGTACTTCGATCTGGCACTGCGTGTACAACGTTTGTTCGCACTGCATGGCGATGACTTCCAATGGGGTGAGTTCTCCATCTTTGACGTTTCCATACCCGAGGGGACGCACCGCATCTGGGGGCCGTGGCTCACCGGATACAGCCGTGGGACCATTGGTGGCGATTGGTACTACCAACTATTCTTCGAAGGGCCTTTAGGCGTCCTGCGAGTGTATGACATTTCCAGCGGTGCGTTCGTGGATCGGGGAGAGGCGGTGAGGCTTGATGCAGACGCCCAACGCGTGTCGGCCTTTGGTGATCGCGCTTACGTCAGCACCACGGTGGATGTCCGAGTCTTCGACGTTCGTGGCGATGGCGTGCCCGAAGCTACGGGAAGCATCCCAATCGCTGGCAAGCTGAACCCGACGGCGTCCACCGGTTCCGTGCTATACGTGGTTGCGCGTGACGAAAGGCTTCTGCACACCGTGGACGTGCGCCGCCCTGCGGCCCCGGCGTTGCTCGGTTCCATGGAGTTGTCGGGGTATGCCGGGGACATCGCCATTAGCCAGGGGCTTGCACTCGCCGTGTCTGATGCGCTCCACATCGTTGACGCGACCGATCCTGCCACGCCGACCGAGATCGGCTCCCTCGGATTCGATAGCTTGCCGAGACGGGTAGTCGTCGAGAGAGGCTTGGCGATCGTTGCCACCGACGACTCGATCCTGATTATCGACCTCTCCTCCTGCCTCCCCTGCCTGCCGGACATCGATCGCGACGGCGCCCTCGATCTCTTCGACTTCCTTGAGTTCCAGCGCCTCTTCTCGGCCGGCGACGTGCGAGCCGACTTTGATGGCGACGGGGCGCTGACGGTCTTCGACTTCCTGGCGTTCCAGAACGCGTTCCAGGCTGGCTGCTGA